The window GAGGTGTTCACCGCGAACGACAACCGGGTGACGATGGGCGGTCAGTTCTTCCCGAACGGCCAGGGCGTCGCCGTCGACGGGGGTTATCGCCTGACCGGGGCGTGGAGCTTCGGATCGGGGACGGGGCACGCCGAGTACGTCGCCGCGGGGTTCTTCCCGATGGTGGACGGCGAGATGCGCTGGGCCGGTGAGGGAATCCCCGACATGCAGGTGGCCGTCGTGCCGCGCGACCAGGTGTCCTTCAAGGACGGCTGGCATGTGCAGGGGCTGCGCGGCACCGGGTCCTACGACTATGCGATCGACGACGTGTTCGTCCCGCACGACCGGACTTTCGCCTTGTTCACCCGGGAACCGAAACGGGGGAGTTCGCCCGCCGGCAGGATGGGCATGATGCCGGTGACCGCCGCGGGTCACGCCGCGTGGGCGCTCGGGGTCGCCAAGAGCATGCTCGACGACGTCGCCGAACTCGCGGCGACAAAGTTCCGGATGAGCGACATGGCCTCGTTGGCCAGCCGACCTACTTTCCAGAAGGACCTGGCTCATCACGTCGCGGCGTGGCGCGCCGCCCGGCTGCTGGTGCTCGACGCGTTCACCGGCGCCGAGGGCGCGGTGGCCGCCGGCGCCGAGCTGACCCCGACCATGCGCGCCGACATGCGGGTGGCCGCGGTGTTCGCCACCGACACCGCCCGCGGTTGCGCGGAGTGGGCGCATCTGGCCGCGGGCACGACCTCGATCCGGGAGGGCAGCCGCCTGGAGCGGGCCTTCCGCGACATCTACACCGGCACCCAGCACGCGTTCATCAGCGAGAAGGTCGCCATCGACGCCGCGCAGGTCTGGCTCGGTGTCGTCGAGGACCAGTTCGGCCTCTAGTTCACCAGCTCACGCAGATAACGCCGGCTCGCCAGCAGGTAGCAGCCGATGGCGACCAGGTGCATCACCGGTACGACGCACAACAACGCGCGCCCCAGCGACCCGGAGCCGAGTTCGGCCTTCATCGCGTCGCTGATCAATCCCGCCACGAACGGGCCCGCCGAGCCGAGGATCGCGCTGAAGAACAGGAAGATCGCCGACGCGGTGGCTCGCTGTTCGGCCGGCACCAGGCGCTGGATTGCCGCGATCGACGGCGCCATGTACGCCGTGCCGACGACATAGCTCAGCGATATGAAGAGCACCGCCAGGCCGGGGCTGGCCACGAGCAGCCCGAGCGTCGAGAACGGGATCAGCGCCGCGGTCATCAGCGCCACCAGCCACAGCAGCCAACGCGGATCCCGGGCCGACAACCGGTCGGCGACCTTGCCGACGACGAGCAGCCCGAGGATGCCGGTGACGCCGCTGGCGATGCCGTACTGCAGGCCGACGTCGCCCAGCGTCATGCCGCGGGCTCGCATCAGGAACGCCGGTGCGAACGTCGTCAACGCGTATCCGGCCACGGAGATGGACGCCGCGCCGGCGACGATCGCGAGATAGCTGGGCTTGCGCAGGATGTCCCACCACTTCACCGGGACCTGCTGCACCGCAACAGATTCGACGAGCGGTTTCTGCCTGCGTCCGACCACGGC is drawn from Mycolicibacterium gilvum and contains these coding sequences:
- a CDS encoding acyl-CoA dehydrogenase family protein, producing MTAVEQAHALRDVVGAHAAESEQLRTLAPAVVDAMWSSGLMSAFNPSAAGGSEPTFAEMIETWIEMAWQDGSFGWVGIANFPSSFAAASYLPDSGFAEVFTANDNRVTMGGQFFPNGQGVAVDGGYRLTGAWSFGSGTGHAEYVAAGFFPMVDGEMRWAGEGIPDMQVAVVPRDQVSFKDGWHVQGLRGTGSYDYAIDDVFVPHDRTFALFTREPKRGSSPAGRMGMMPVTAAGHAAWALGVAKSMLDDVAELAATKFRMSDMASLASRPTFQKDLAHHVAAWRAARLLVLDAFTGAEGAVAAGAELTPTMRADMRVAAVFATDTARGCAEWAHLAAGTTSIREGSRLERAFRDIYTGTQHAFISEKVAIDAAQVWLGVVEDQFGL
- a CDS encoding spinster family MFS transporter; protein product: MSAPAAAETTSDTHGPTRAWSAVCVLAVVGTLNYADRFLPAVLAEPIREDLSLSDTAIGVINGFGFLAVYALIGIPIARISDRGAYGVVISGCLSLWGVMTMLGGAVQSGFQLAMTRVGVAIGEAGSTPAAHAYVARNFAPERRAAPLAVITLAIPLASAASLIGGGLLAQALGWRTAFVVMGAISVLFVPVVLAVVGRRQKPLVESVAVQQVPVKWWDILRKPSYLAIVAGAASISVAGYALTTFAPAFLMRARGMTLGDVGLQYGIASGVTGILGLLVVGKVADRLSARDPRWLLWLVALMTAALIPFSTLGLLVASPGLAVLFISLSYVVGTAYMAPSIAAIQRLVPAEQRATASAIFLFFSAILGSAGPFVAGLISDAMKAELGSGSLGRALLCVVPVMHLVAIGCYLLASRRYLRELVN